In Sulfolobales archaeon, a single genomic region encodes these proteins:
- a CDS encoding TOBE domain-containing protein yields the protein MLAIKPKSFSIRVGDREVEIGSKAIEILRIVKMKGTLKAASEELGISYRGVLITIRKLEKELGEKLIETRRGRGARVRLTRLGEEILDIYLSTKIEGMSFRNKIPARVISIEREGMSAIVTVETAPSTVKALITGEALEELGLKIGDLVNLVIKASNIAIIK from the coding sequence ATGCTGGCAATCAAGCCAAAGAGCTTCTCAATAAGGGTTGGGGATAGAGAGGTTGAGATAGGATCTAAGGCGATAGAGATACTAAGGATAGTCAAGATGAAAGGAACGTTAAAGGCTGCATCAGAGGAGCTAGGTATATCATATAGAGGTGTTCTAATCACCATTAGGAAGCTCGAGAAAGAGCTGGGGGAGAAGCTTATAGAGACTAGAAGGGGTAGAGGGGCTAGAGTACGTCTAACCAGGCTGGGCGAGGAGATCCTCGATATATATCTAAGCACCAAGATAGAGGGGATGAGCTTCAGAAATAAGATCCCTGCGAGGGTTATCTCGATAGAGAGGGAGGGCATGTCAGCAATAGTAACTGTGGAGACAGCACCATCAACGGTAAAGGCATTGATAACAGGTGAAGCCTTGGAGGAGCTGGGGCTGAAGATAGGGGATCTAGTTAATCTAGTTATAAAAGCTTCAAATATAGCTATAATCAAGTAG